Genomic window (Rosa chinensis cultivar Old Blush chromosome 6, RchiOBHm-V2, whole genome shotgun sequence):
AATTTAGAAAGATTAAGCACAATAATTTCTTGATTAAAGTATTTATTACCTGCATCTGATCTTGGTCACGACTGACCAAGAAAGAATCAGCACCGAGATGTTTAATAGCTTCATCTTTCTTATTAGGGGAGGTACTGATCACTGTAACCTTAACCCCCAAAGCCTTGGCAAACTTCACCGCCACGTGACCTAAACCGCCAAGGCCAACCACCCCCACATGCATGCCGGGTTTGTCAAGTCCGAAATATCTCATGGGACTGTATGTTGTAATTCCGGCACAGAGGAGAGGAGCAGCACCATCAAGAGGCAGGTTGTCTGGAATACGGATTACAAAGTCCTCATTCGCTACCATGATGTCAGAGTAACCGCCGTATGTGGTGGTTCCGTCAAGGTACTTGGCGCCGTAAGTCTGTACTGATTTAGGGCAGTAATTTTCCAAATCGTTAGCACAGCTGTCGCAAGATTTGCATGAGCCTACCAAGCACCCAACACCAACTTTGTCTCCAACTTTAAACTTTTGGACTTTGCTCCCCACTTCTGTCACTTTACCCACAATTTCATGTCTGAAACACCCAAAATATGTATTATGATATTATTACTCAAACTGTTTTAGTTTAGAAGCTAAACTGCTAAAGCACTACGAAGTGATTTCGAAAAAAAAGCTGATcatcaaaaaataattttattcgAAAAAGCTATTAATTAGTTCATCAAAGTGATTTAAAAAAGCAGTGTGATCGATTCGGGCCATTTTACGTACCCGGGAACAAGAGGATAGGTAGAGACGCCCCATTCGTTCTTAACCATGTGAAGGTCGGAATGGCATATACCGCAGAACAAAACTTTGAACGTCACGTCTTTCTCTCCGGTTTCCCTGCAATCATTTCAGTTTTGTTTAAGAAACCAAGTTTTCATTGAAATAAACAAGTGGGAACCGGGAACTGGTTATGGCAATTGAAGTAGACAAAACATGTAATAGCACACCTTCTTGAGAACTTGAAAGGAGAGAGGACACCAGATGTGTCTCTGGCAGCCCATCCAAGGGCCTTCTTGGGGTGTTCGTGCTCTGAAGATGCCATTTCTTGATCTCTGATAAATTATAGTAGTTTTAGTACGAGAGTTGAAGGGATCAGTGAGACTCTGGGAAAGTaaactgatgatgaagatatagCAATTGCGAAGTGGGTATATATTAAGAAAGTGAGAGATGATTCTAGGTTGGAACGGACTCAACTGACGTATGGGGTGAGCTAATAATCCGATTCTAGGTTGGAACTGACGTATGGCGTGAGCTAAAAATGGCACGTCATTATACATACATCTAAAGCCGGTGACTGTTCATACTAACAGTGAAATGACGATTTTGGCCTTAATTGTTCTTTACATCTACGACCCTGCCAGGTGATGAATTGGCGTCTTTGCTCTTGTTACTTTGCTGAATTACAGTTTGCCATCctctccccttttttttttttttttttcttgacacAGACTCAGGGGACTGCTGGTTTTATCGGTTTGATTTTCGCTATCAGTCTGAGCTCGGAagagagaaaacagagagagggagagagttcGGTTCAATTGAAATTTTACGGTCAATTGAAAAGGTAACTTCTTTATTGAAATTTTACGGTCGATTTTTTCGGGCACGGGCTTTTGTTGTGGGGTTTCTGTTTTTGCCGATTCTTCCGTGGACAGTTCGGTTCGttcttttcctctctttctctctctcgctcAAAACGAATTCTTTGTGGTTCTATATTATCAGTTTTGAACAAACGAATTCATCTCTggctttgtttttgattttttattttgatttgttCATGTTTCAATTGCTCTGATTTATTGGGTTTGTGTGTATTACTCTTCTCTGATTTTTATCTTGGAAAACTATGGGATGGGGTTGAATTTCATATGATAATTTCTTATTATCGCTGTGAATACTTATATATTCCTcgatcatgattttttttttttgtatctgaATCTCCAAACTCAGAGACAGTTTCTTatccattattattattattattattattattattttgtatcAAGATGCTGTTACCATTTAATTTGTTCGGGTAGTAAACTCAGATTAGATTAAATTGATCTGCCTATATGAGCATCGCGTTACCCTCAAATCGCAAAGAGGGAAGAGAACCTGGAAAGAGTCAATCGTTATCATAGCATTGTAGTATGGCTCCTAGATTTTTGGTAATAAGTGGAAGAGGGATAAATATGCAAGTGGAAGAAGGAAAACTGAGTCCAGAACCTCAGGATGTTGCCAAGTTCATGCTTCATGTAGGGGAGTGGTCTGATTTTTATCTATTATAATCGAATAAATTTTGATAAGTCGCCTTTTGAGCTAGAGCTGTTTGCTTGATAACTGTTATTTCATTTTCCTTAAACCCCTTTTCAGTAGTGAAATAGTTTTGAAGTATGCACAACCCAAGTGAATTATGATGATGTTATAATCTGGCATTATCATGTAAGGAAAAGGCTAGCCACTTAATGAGCATATACATTTGACTATTAAGAAAATATACGCTCctgattttggaccttttctttATACCAGATGTCTTCCATTTCCTTCTATCTTTTTTGGCAGCCTGACTCTGGCCCAGGTTTTTGACTGtgttttgaaatgaaaaaaatacatACCCAATTACATTAAAGTTTCGTCCACTGAAAGAAAATAAGAGTGCTTTAATTTATGTAATATTAAAAGCCTCTTATTTCAAGAAAAATAGCGGACGAGTTTGACAGCTAGTAAAGctttaaacaaaagaaacaattaagCTGCTGACTTCTAGCTTGTTTCAAAGTCTAGACAAGCAATTGAAAAAGAAGCTGCAGTCTTCAcgtcaaaagaaaaaggagataaAATGTCCAACAAGTTCACTTCAAGTTGAACTCTAAAACCCTCTGTGTTGTATACAAGCCAAACTCATCTCAGGTACAGTATATAATCACcacatgaaaataaaaagagggAGGGCCGCAACGTGGAGAGGACAACAGGAGGAGGCAAGGCACATCAGCGTggaaaaaaagaaggagaatAGCAGCGTGGAAAAGCAGTGAAGGCAAGAAGCAGCTTGGAAGACGAAGTTCGGAGAGATATCCAAGACACCACAAAGGTTGAGATTCCCTCCCTTCCATGCTCCACCTTCTCTTGAATGTTCACAAGCTCCACCTCCTCTTTGAACCATGCTGGAGCAGCGTCTCCGAtgaccatgccgggcagcgtcccgatgaaccatgccgggcagcgtcccgatggactcatgccgggcagcgtcccgatgaactcAAATCCGGGCAGAAGGCTTTGCTCTCTTAAATCAATCCCAGTGATGCAGGCCTTGCTCTTTCAAATCCCTTTTCTCTTGTTGGCCCTCCAAATACCACCGACGCAGTCCTTGTTCTCTTAAAATCCCAGCGGCGTTCTTGCTCTCTCTCAAGTTCCAATAGCATGATGCTTACTCTCAAGTTCCCAGCAACGTGTCAAAGATGCTTGGCTCCAAATTTGCTCCAGCCTCATATGCCTGATTCCAAACAAAGTGCaacaaatgaattaaaaaattaaaagttgTCAAGAACCAACAAGAAGTGTTGCTGCAAAGATGAAACAGAGAGTAAAGAAACCGAGAACAATTGATGGACGACAAACAAAAGGTTTTGTCTTGCTAAATAATATGATGAAAAATTAAGCTTTTGTTTGCTTACTTTGCAGTCAGGGTATTGCAGACCACACATGGAGATTATGTTAATATATGCACAAGACAAAGATGATAAAGGCTTGAACTTGCCACCATAGAAAAGCTAAAGAAAAAGCAGCTTGGCGGTGCTATTAATTATGAAGGTTCAATCAAGTTTAATCAAGGAAGAGGACAAAGAAGCATATGAAAAAGCCACCTTTCCAAGTCTTCACAAGGAGAATTTTCCAATTGATTAAAACTGTGCATGACAACGATTATATTGCACCTTGACTAGCTACGGGGCTTCACCAAATCAGCTGTCAAACAACAATAAGGCCATAACCATCCCCCATCCTTGTCAATCACCAAGGCCAAATGGCCTGTCCGAAATTCCATGTTTTCTTCCCAAAAAGCACCGACTCAAATTAACACAAAAATAAACAGAGTCTAAATAAACAGAGGCTCACCTTCAATTTGAAACTCTGGAACTTTGACTGCAGCTGATGTCCTTGCTTTGTACCTGCACAAATCAACAAAGAGTCCTTGAAGTTGCAGCAGTAAGCAATATAAGTCGGAAGCAATAGTGTCATGTTCACGAAGAATGGGATACAATGTTTTCATGCTCACAAAGAATCAAAAGCATTGTGTTCTGTGAACAAAATGTTTCCAGTAGTTGACAaagcacaaaaagaaaagaataaatgcGGTGCTAGTGTTGAAGATTGAAGGAATTTTTAATGAATATGTGCTTGGTGTCAGAGGGTggccaacaaaagaaaacaaaattaaaagtagtGAAGAGGTGCCAACATGAGAAAGCAAAATAAGAAAGATCACGTTTGTGGTCTTCCAGGGATGAATGTTAATTAATTATGCCTTCCCCTTTGTGCAAGTGTGCTGGAGTGTGATTATaccacaaagaagaaaagacaaAAGAAGCAAAATTAATATAAGCCAGTTTTGTTTCTTTACAGATAAAAGAGGAGGCTTTTACATTTAAACCAAAAGCATCAAAGCAAAAACAATACTGGGGTTCCAAGGCAGTGATTAACAGGCCACGATAGAAGGCCAAGTGGTTCTCTATCTAATATACCTACTGTTAAAACTGGAGCGAAGAGTTTCAGTGAATCAAGTCCCAAAGCAAAAGACATATTCTTCTTCAAATAACATGCATGAGCTAGAAAGAAGGATAATTAACTTTGCTACTACAGAATGATAACACGACACCAGTTCGATAGAATGCGGCAGCCGAATTGAACACCCAAGGTGAAGAAATAAGCTCGTAAGTAGTGGGTACTCCTTCGAAATCACTCTGAGGCACAATAGAAATGTTGTGGAAATTAGGGTCTTTGAGTTATGAAGACAAAAGCAGGGAAAAAGTGAAGAGGTTCCTTACCTAACTCTTCATAGTGAGAAGCAATAAAGCCAAGagcaagcttcaaaggtggAGAAGTCTTGTCTCGCAGAAGACATAGCTGCTTCCATCTCCAAGTTGCATCTTCAGATCGATTGGGCATAAATCCCAGCACCAAAACTTGTCTTCGCCTGGGTTCTGAATCGGGGCGATGAAAAACAAGAagtgaagagaagagaaaaatggagaaaggaaaagaaggaaagcAGTTGGGCCTCCATATTATTTTGAGCTTCTAAAAGCCCTTGATGGATGTAGACCAAGGAAACGACTTGCATGCAAAGCCCATTCCAAACTTGGGCCCATTCAAAAAGTTCGGCGAGGCTCAACACAATGGGTGTCCAAGTTAAAAAAACACCCAAACATCGGTTTCGTGGAAATATGTTTCGaaacccaaaatgaaaatccttttggtacaaaaccaagaaagctGAAAGCCACAAAATTTCAGAtttacaatggtttgatcccttcacagggtatgtaggcaatctagcgacccactagatacaaccacaaattcaaatcgaatccctgactccaccagtcaaattcagccaatccgaatccctgactccactagtcaaattcacccaaacaccagaaaaaatcacatcattcccaaattacccaaaaacaaattcaagggctttaaacTCTGACAAATAACCCAAACacaaatcaaaaaataaaatgggtcatctacccatttaaatcacaaaatgccggaactacatgtggtttgatcccgcaagggtatgtaggcaatctggaatcaaataatctagatgcaaccgcatcctAAACACTTTTCCTATTCCAAAATCCAAGCCTTCCAATGGGTCGTTCAcctattggaactcttgaactacgagtggcttgatcccttcccgggtacgtaggcaacccattccaaaattcgggtgcagccgcaaaaacaaacaaccacacactggtttctttataaatggaatcaaagggtgtttcccttgtaacaggggattgtaattaagagacacattctgtcttgaatgggtagAACCCGAAAtgattaaaactctattctgttaatgaatacgagtgaaattacgttgggtgacattttacaCTTTGTGCATTTTTTAACCCAACACTGTGTGTGTGGCACGTGTATGTCTTGGAAACCATCCAGCCACAACGTCAGCCTATCCCAAATCGAGACAGAAGCCTATTAGTAATTGGTCGTGTGATGTATCATAAGTGAATAAGAAACAGAGAGAAGTAAGACATTAATTTGAGGTGGAGTCTTTTCCCTGCAAAATGGCTGTGGATTCGTGGTGTTGTTGGTGGCGCAGGTCCTAAGCCAATGTGGCTGCGGG
Coding sequences:
- the LOC112170112 gene encoding probable mannitol dehydrogenase, which encodes MASSEHEHPKKALGWAARDTSGVLSPFKFSRRETGEKDVTFKVLFCGICHSDLHMVKNEWGVSTYPLVPGHEIVGKVTEVGSKVQKFKVGDKVGVGCLVGSCKSCDSCANDLENYCPKSVQTYGAKYLDGTTTYGGYSDIMVANEDFVIRIPDNLPLDGAAPLLCAGITTYSPMRYFGLDKPGMHVGVVGLGGLGHVAVKFAKALGVKVTVISTSPNKKDEAIKHLGADSFLVSRDQDQMQAAMGTLDGIIDTVSAAHPLPPLISLLKVNGKLVMVGAPEKPLELPVFSLLMGRKIVAGSNIGGIKETQEMIDLAAKHNITADIEVIPIDYLNTAMERLAKGDVRYRFVIDIGNTLKSAT